The nucleotide window GCCAGTCGTTTTGGGCTCTTCTTTTTTGGGTTGTGTTTGGCTTGCTGACACCTTGCTTTTCTTTGGTGAAGCCGGTGGACCACCAACTGGATTATAACCGTATTTTCCTGATTGTGACTTTTCTGGCTTCGCGACAGGGTTCATAGGAGATTTCGGTTTATATGGAGCTTTGTGAACACTGACTGGTTTACCTGGTTCAGATTTTCCAGGCTCGGATTTTTTTGCGGTTGGTTTCCTATCATCACTTTTCTTCTCAACAGTTTTGCCAACACTTTTCTCGTCAGCTTTTTTGTCGCTAACTTTTCCACTTTCGGTTTTTTTCTCACCAGGCTTTTTCGCATCAGCTTTTTTTTCTTCGGTCTTTTTGGcatcgtcttttttttcttcggtCTTTTTGGcatcgtcttttttttcttcggtCTTTTTGGcatcgtcttttttctcttcggTTTTTTTGGGCTCAGCTTTTTTCTCTTCGGTCTTTTTCGCATCATCTTTCTTCTCTTCAACTTTAGGTGCTTCTGTTATAGTAATTACTGGGGGAcccgaaggtggtggtggtggccctTGAGGACGTTGAGGCGGTGGGGCTCCGTAGGGATACATTTGCATTCGCGGATCTTGAGGAGGGTATCCTGGTTGTCCTTGTGGTGGGGGTCCACCTGGTCTAGGAGCATACATTGGAGCTTGACCAGGTGGTCCCGGAGGCCTCTGTTGCATCGGTTGTTGTCCAGGTGGTGGATAAGGAGGATGTTGATAGGGTGGCCTTTGCATCGGAGGCTGGCCTGGTTGGCCTGGCGGTCCCGGCGGACCTGGATATCTCGGAGGATATTGCATCGGCGGTTGACCAGGTTGTCCTGGCGGTCCAGGTGGTCCTGGAGGTCTTTGCATTGGAGGGCCTGGAGGGCCTGGAGGGCCTGGATGTCTTTGCATTGGAGGGCCTGGTGGGCCTGGAGGTCCTTGCATTGGAAGGCCTGGAGGTCCTTGCATTGGAGGGCCTGGAGGGCCTGGAGGTCTTTGCATTGGAGGACCTGGAGGGCCAGGGTATCGTGGAGGTGGTCCTTGAGCAGGATAATTCATAGGCGGTTGACCAGGAGGGCCTTGGGGACGAGGGGGACCATACGGAACTTGATAAGGCACTTGATGAGGCGGCTGGCCCGGGGTAGTCGGCGGTGTCATCGGCATGTTGTAAGGAACTCCAGGCGGTGGACCCATCGGAAGACTTCCCGGTGGTGGCGGCTTAATGGGGTTCTGTTGAACAGCTGGCGCCGGAGGACTTGTTGTTGGCGGCATGCTGGTGAAATGAAAGTTCGTTTCGTTTTACTTCAGTCAACTTGCTAGTCTGCTTATGTTGATGTTTGCAAAAACTTGCTAAGCAGATGATTGCCGTGTTGATGTGTCGACCACAGGTTCTCAATGATCTCGCTAGGACGACCAACTGAACATGCAATAGTAGATATTCGTTTCTCTAAGCTTAACATACAAAACAAAGCCGTAGACATACTTTGATTGGCCAACcaatcaaacaacaacaaaaataattcaacTTGCATTTCTGTTAGTaatctcatctaagcagattaaaaacataataaacaaacaaaacagaggTTAAAATAATATAATCTGCAATAATATAAAAGACTGTAAAGCCCCGCCTATATGTTTCACATTGAAATAGTcgcttaatataatataataataagaataataataaaataataataataataataatgataataatataataataataatataatgataataataataataataataataagatataatgataataataataataatataataataataatgataataataataatataataataatgataataataataatataataatgaataatataataatgataaataattataatataataatgtaatataatatataataataataataatattaataataatatataataatgaataataatgataataataataataataataatataataatgataatatgataataatgataatataataataataataatataataataataagatgataataatgatataataatgaaataataataataataataatataatgataatatataataataataataataataataataataataataataataataatgggtttcaaattttgcctcaaggaCAAGAAATTTGGGGGAGGCGATGAACCGATTACAtagcccccagtgtttcactagtacttaatttatcgacccccgaaataatgaaatgtaaagtcaaccgtggcggaatttgaactcagaacgtagcgacgggcgaaataccactaagcatttcgtccagcgcgctaacgattctgtcagatcgacgccttaataatagta belongs to Octopus sinensis unplaced genomic scaffold, ASM634580v1 Contig15536, whole genome shotgun sequence and includes:
- the LOC115230426 gene encoding basic salivary proline-rich protein 1-like isoform X2, with amino-acid sequence MPPTTSPPAPAVQQNPIKPPPPGSLPMGPPPGVPYNMPMTPPTTPGQPPHQVPYQVPYGPPRPQGPPGQPPMNYPAQGPPPRYPGPPGPPGPPMQRPPGPPGPPGQPGQPPMQYPPRYPGPPGPPGQPGQPPMQRPPYQHPPYPPPGQQPMQQRPPGPPGQAPMYAPRPGGPPPQGQPGYPPQDPRMQMYPYGAPPPQRPQGPPPPPSGPPVITITEAPKVEEKKDDAKKTEEKKAEPKKTEEKKDDAKKTEEKKDDAKKTEEKKDDAKKTEEKKADAKKPGEKKTESGKVSDKKADEKSVGKTVEKKSDDRKPTAKKSEPGKSEPGKPVSVHKAPYKPKSPMNPVAKPEKSQSGKYGYNPVGGPPASPKKSKVSASQTQPKKEEPKTTGKYGYKPVGGPPPSPKRSRPQPVVQPAKKQETSTAGKYGYNPVGGTPASPKIVKSPLTERKHNYVPPTSPISFIPTAKPPVTSASEKPRQFGYNPIGGPPLSPKATHSSYTPAKADIVKATDPRKSRSQEPTRPPPKKVVPPPTRPPPITDPKRAPPPRPSGPAPKQSAPASKQGVPASKPTAPASRQSMPPPKIEVIEKKPEPKKSELEVSKKPEPAATTKPTDNPTKEKKKRSRCQNLPKNRRKGECQNQMKRRKLKM
- the LOC115230426 gene encoding basic proline-rich protein-like isoform X1, giving the protein MPPTTSPPAPAVQQNPIKPPPPGSLPMGPPPGVPYNMPMTPPTTPGQPPHQVPYQVPYGPPRPQGPPGQPPMNYPAQGPPPRYPGPPGPPGPPGPPMQRPPGPPGPPGQPGQPPMQYPPRYPGPPGPPGQPGQPPMQRPPYQHPPYPPPGQQPMQQRPPGPPGQAPMYAPRPGGPPPQGQPGYPPQDPRMQMYPYGAPPPQRPQGPPPPPSGPPVITITEAPKVEEKKDDAKKTEEKKAEPKKTEEKKDDAKKTEEKKDDAKKTEEKKDDAKKTEEKKADAKKPGEKKTESGKVSDKKADEKSVGKTVEKKSDDRKPTAKKSEPGKSEPGKPVSVHKAPYKPKSPMNPVAKPEKSQSGKYGYNPVGGPPASPKKSKVSASQTQPKKEEPKTTGKYGYKPVGGPPPSPKRSRPQPVVQPAKKQETSTAGKYGYNPVGGTPASPKIVKSPLTERKHNYVPPTSPISFIPTAKPPVTSASEKPRQFGYNPIGGPPLSPKATHSSYTPAKADIVKATDPRKSRSQEPTRPPPKKVVPPPTRPPPITDPKRAPPPRPSGPAPKQSAPASKQGVPASKPTAPASRQSMPPPKIEVIEKKPEPKKSELEVSKKPEPAATTKPTDNPTKEKKKRSRCQNLPKNRRKGECQNQMKRRKLKM